A region of Struthio camelus isolate bStrCam1 chromosome 30, bStrCam1.hap1, whole genome shotgun sequence DNA encodes the following proteins:
- the KCNJ10 gene encoding ATP-sensitive inward rectifier potassium channel 10, which produces MTSATKVYYSQTTQTDSRPLIGSGLRKRRVMTKDGRSNVRMEHIADKRFLYLKDLWTTFIDMQWRYKLVLFSATFAGTWFAFGVIWYLVAVMHGDLLEFDPPANHTPCVMQVHTLTGAFLFSLESQTTIGYGFRYISEECPLAIVLLITQLVLTTIMEIFITGTFLAKIARPKKRAETIKFSQNAVVAQHNGKTCLMIRVANMRKSLLIGCQVTGKLLQTHLTKEGESVRLNQVNVEFQVDTSSDSPFLILPLTFYHVVDDASPFRDMALRTGEGDFELVVILSGTVESTSATCQVRTSYLPEEILWGYEFTPAISLSASGKYVADFSLFDQVVKVSAPCCIHETVRFGDPEKVKLEESFREAEEREGAPLSVRISNV; this is translated from the coding sequence ATGACGTCAGCCACAAAGGTGTACTACAGCCAGACCACACAGACTGACAGTCGCCCCCTCATTGGCTCGGGCCTGCGCAAGCGCCGGGTGATGACCAAGGACGGCCGGAGCAATGTGCGGATGGAGCACATTGCTGACAAGCGCTTCCTGTACCTCAAGGACCTGTGGACAACCTTCATCGACATGCAGTGGCGGTACAAGCTGGTGCTCTTCTCCGCCACCTTTGCTGGCACCTGGTTTGCCTTTGGCGTCATCTGGTACCTGGTGGCCGTGATGCACGGGGACCTGCTGGAGTTCGACCCACCAGCCAACCACACACCATGCGTCATGCAGGTGCACACACTCACCGgtgcctttctcttctccctcgaGTCCCAGACCACCATTGGCTATGGCTTCCGCTACATCAGCGAGGAGTGTCCGCTTGCTATTGTCCTGCTTATCACCCAGCTGGTCCTCACCACCATCATGGAGATCTTCATCACCGGCACCTTCCTGGCCAAGATCGCCCGGCCCAAGAAGCGAGCCGAGACCATCAAGTTCAGTCAAAATGCTGTGGTGGCCCAGCACAATGGCAAGACCTGCCTCATGATCCGCGTGGCCAACATGCGCAAGAGCCTCCTCATCGGCTGCCAGGTGACGGGCAAACTCCTCCAGACCCACCTCACCAAGGAGGGCGAAAGCGTCCGGCTCAACCAGGTCAACGTGGAATTCCAGGTGGACACGTCTTCTGACAGCCCCTTCCTCATCCTGCCCCTCACCTTCTACCATGTGGTGGATGACGCCAGCCCCTTCCGGGACATGGCCCTGCGGACAGGCGAAGGCGACTTTGAGCTCGTGGTGATCCTCAGCGGCACTGTAGAGTCCACCAGCGCCACATGCCAGGTGCGCACATCCTACCTGCCCGAGGAGATCCTCTGGGGCTACGAGTTCACACCGGCCATCTCCCTCTCAGCCAGCGGCAAGTACGTGGCTGACTTCAGCCTCTTTGACCAGGTGGTGAAGGTGTCAGCACCCTGCTGCATTCACGAGACCGTCCGGTTTGGAGACCCCGAGAAGGTCAAGCTGGAGGAGTCCTTCCGGGAGGCAGAGGAGCGAGAGGGAGCACCGCTGAGCGTCCGCATCAGCAACGTCTGA